In Archangium violaceum, the following are encoded in one genomic region:
- a CDS encoding 3'-5' exoribonuclease YhaM family protein has product MTTDNQADNSPNASPAGAPEEMVRKVYAKDLREKDQVNTVFRVTKKDRVTARSGKVFLSVVLVDKSGEIDARVFDKVETIEPAFNIGDYVLVRGNVIGFHGKSQVVIESLERLDPEPLDPKEFEPPAAPPTPAAREEQPAPKAAAPAREPREVREEQAAPREGKEGHGGARAVGQIREIVTERVNDPNVKALLLAFLDDPQIAAGLPNAPAAKGVHHAYRGGLADHLLSVMRLTLRVADHYPMADRDLLLAGALLHDVMKVAEISPEKGFDYTDEGKLVGHLVMTAQKIREKSLAIPNFPPLLEQHLTHLVLAHHGRLEYGSPKLPMTLEAHIVHALDSLDSRIASWVEAMQRDPNERWTENLRLYDRQLWKGPAPTQRGRAPVETRRKKDKEKKPKERPEKTGAPAGDGQQAQRPERPERPERADRPPREPRPPREQREAREQREPREQREPREPKPPRDPVNVPKELTFKPFSVLTATKSEPAARPEEGSDTEG; this is encoded by the coding sequence ATGACGACCGACAATCAGGCCGACAATTCCCCCAACGCCTCCCCCGCCGGCGCACCCGAGGAGATGGTGCGCAAGGTCTATGCGAAGGACCTCCGGGAGAAGGACCAGGTCAATACCGTCTTCCGCGTCACGAAGAAGGACCGCGTCACCGCGCGCAGCGGCAAGGTGTTCCTCTCCGTGGTCCTCGTGGACAAGAGCGGAGAGATCGACGCCCGCGTCTTCGACAAGGTCGAGACGATCGAACCGGCGTTCAACATCGGTGACTACGTGCTCGTCCGTGGCAATGTCATTGGTTTCCACGGCAAGTCGCAGGTGGTCATCGAGTCGCTCGAGAGACTGGACCCCGAGCCGCTCGATCCCAAGGAGTTCGAGCCCCCGGCCGCCCCCCCCACGCCTGCCGCGCGCGAGGAGCAGCCCGCGCCCAAGGCCGCCGCTCCCGCCCGCGAGCCCCGTGAGGTCCGCGAGGAGCAGGCCGCGCCCCGCGAGGGCAAGGAAGGCCACGGCGGCGCCCGCGCCGTCGGGCAGATCCGGGAGATCGTCACCGAACGCGTGAACGATCCGAACGTGAAGGCCCTGCTGCTCGCCTTCCTGGACGATCCGCAGATCGCCGCGGGCCTGCCCAACGCCCCGGCCGCCAAGGGCGTCCACCACGCCTACCGCGGCGGACTGGCCGACCACCTGCTCTCCGTGATGCGGCTGACGCTCCGCGTGGCGGACCACTACCCCATGGCGGACCGCGACTTGCTGCTCGCCGGCGCCCTGCTCCACGACGTGATGAAGGTCGCGGAGATCTCCCCGGAGAAGGGCTTCGACTACACCGACGAGGGCAAGCTGGTGGGCCATCTCGTCATGACGGCGCAGAAGATTCGCGAGAAGTCGCTCGCCATCCCCAACTTCCCCCCGCTGCTCGAGCAGCACCTCACCCACCTCGTCCTCGCGCACCATGGGCGCCTGGAGTACGGCTCGCCCAAGCTGCCGATGACTCTCGAGGCGCACATCGTCCACGCGCTGGACTCGCTGGACTCGCGAATCGCCTCCTGGGTCGAGGCGATGCAGCGCGACCCCAACGAGCGGTGGACGGAGAACCTGCGCCTCTACGACCGCCAGCTGTGGAAGGGCCCGGCGCCCACGCAGCGCGGCCGAGCGCCGGTGGAGACGCGCCGCAAGAAGGACAAGGAGAAGAAGCCCAAGGAGCGGCCGGAGAAGACGGGCGCCCCCGCGGGCGACGGCCAGCAGGCCCAGCGTCCCGAGAGGCCGGAGCGTCCCGAGCGGGCGGACAGGCCGCCTCGCGAGCCCAGGCCGCCTCGCGAGCAGCGTGAGGCCCGCGAGCAGCGTGAGCCGCGCGAGCAGCGTGAGCCACGCGAGCCCAAGCCGCCTCGCGACCCGGTGAACGTTCCCAAGGAGCTGACGTTCAAGCCCTTCAGTGTGCTGACGGCAACGAAGTCGGAGCCCGCCGCCAGACCCGAGGAGGGCTCGGACACGGAAGGCTGA
- a CDS encoding HD domain-containing phosphohydrolase yields the protein MAKKLGERLVEAGLVTTESIAKALEHQKITGHRLGDCLVEIGLLQEAALLRFLAAEFQTRFVSAEKLSKAKIPTEVLDKVPVRLAEAQNVLPLAIDPERKLLSVVAAEPQNKKLMDEIALVTGMSEVYAYVGLRSTIAAAIRKHYYGDPTAFASLEAGSQQLRADVSAMANAYENTSGTNPKTSLQLRLETDARARLGRQGTQVRHNTARGETPLTSRGAVSDKDYIETLNILVTMLERDRKHHRGHSAQLARQAAVVGRRLGMPPRDVMALTIAGYLHDLGKPAEHHFCLANNAVNPEWMAEAKRFCRLPSKLFETVNLPVQANTMLAQLYEAYDGSGVPQGAKGDDITLGARILAAVDSFLELTKNPTNAYGKALTKEQALEHLRDNSGKLYDPVVADIVMQVQSGELLRHRIANDGRQVLIVEPEEGTRTDLLDSVHRLGLVVDSLSSLDGAYDALVNQDCDVLVVGLKFGLEEVLGLLQAVRVSPENAGLPVVVLGDPDPGTRERLMMGGATAVVPPAEPDAAAKTVRTLYDERIQHNGPARMVRGSLDEMPAPELLKLLGSGKKSGRLYLKYHAHEGFLHLEQGRVVFATIAGQNGEQALQTLLGLLQADFRYDPDSLLLDVPQLDKDLMVLAQQAAMRRPSISTPSVPSASQG from the coding sequence ATGGCGAAGAAGCTGGGCGAGCGCCTCGTCGAAGCGGGGCTGGTCACCACCGAGTCCATCGCGAAGGCATTGGAGCACCAGAAGATCACCGGCCACCGGCTGGGGGACTGTCTGGTGGAGATCGGCCTGCTCCAGGAAGCGGCGCTGCTGCGCTTCCTGGCGGCCGAGTTCCAGACGCGCTTCGTCTCCGCGGAGAAGCTGTCGAAGGCGAAGATTCCGACGGAGGTGCTGGACAAGGTGCCGGTGCGGCTGGCGGAGGCGCAGAACGTGCTTCCGCTGGCCATCGATCCGGAGCGCAAGCTCTTGTCGGTGGTGGCCGCCGAGCCGCAGAACAAGAAGTTGATGGACGAGATCGCCCTGGTGACGGGCATGTCCGAGGTCTACGCATACGTGGGCCTGCGCAGCACCATCGCCGCCGCCATCCGCAAGCACTACTACGGCGACCCCACGGCCTTCGCCTCGCTGGAGGCGGGCTCCCAGCAGCTGCGAGCGGACGTGTCCGCCATGGCCAACGCCTACGAGAACACCTCGGGGACGAACCCGAAGACCAGCCTCCAGCTCCGCCTGGAGACGGACGCCCGGGCGCGGCTGGGCCGCCAGGGTACGCAGGTGCGGCACAACACCGCTCGCGGAGAGACCCCGCTGACCTCTCGCGGGGCGGTGTCTGACAAGGACTACATCGAGACGCTGAACATCCTGGTGACGATGCTGGAGCGGGATCGCAAGCACCACCGGGGACACTCGGCGCAGCTGGCGCGGCAGGCGGCGGTGGTGGGCCGGCGCCTGGGAATGCCGCCCAGGGACGTGATGGCGTTGACCATCGCGGGCTACCTGCACGACCTGGGCAAGCCAGCCGAGCACCACTTCTGCCTGGCCAACAACGCGGTGAACCCGGAGTGGATGGCCGAGGCCAAGCGCTTCTGCCGGCTCCCCTCCAAGCTCTTCGAGACGGTGAACCTGCCGGTGCAGGCCAACACCATGCTCGCGCAGCTCTACGAGGCCTATGACGGCTCGGGAGTCCCGCAGGGGGCCAAGGGCGACGACATCACCCTCGGCGCGCGCATCCTGGCGGCGGTGGACAGCTTCCTGGAGCTGACGAAGAACCCCACCAATGCGTACGGGAAGGCGCTGACCAAGGAGCAGGCGCTGGAGCACCTGCGGGACAACTCGGGCAAGCTGTACGACCCGGTGGTGGCGGACATCGTCATGCAGGTGCAGAGCGGCGAGCTGCTGCGCCACCGCATCGCGAACGACGGGCGACAGGTGCTCATCGTGGAGCCCGAGGAGGGCACGCGGACGGACCTGCTGGACTCGGTGCACCGGCTGGGACTGGTGGTGGACTCGCTGTCGTCCCTGGACGGGGCGTATGACGCGCTGGTGAACCAGGACTGCGACGTGCTGGTGGTGGGGCTGAAGTTCGGGCTGGAGGAGGTGCTGGGACTGCTGCAGGCGGTGCGCGTCTCGCCCGAGAACGCGGGCCTGCCGGTGGTGGTGCTCGGAGACCCGGACCCGGGCACGCGCGAGCGGCTGATGATGGGCGGAGCCACGGCGGTGGTGCCTCCCGCGGAGCCGGACGCTGCGGCGAAGACGGTCCGCACGCTCTACGACGAGCGCATCCAGCACAACGGTCCGGCGCGCATGGTGCGCGGCAGCCTGGACGAGATGCCCGCACCGGAGCTGCTGAAGCTGCTCGGCTCGGGGAAGAAGTCCGGACGGCTGTACCTCAAGTACCACGCGCACGAGGGCTTCCTGCACCTGGAGCAGGGGCGCGTCGTCTTCGCCACCATCGCGGGACAGAACGGCGAGCAGGCCTTGCAGACCCTGCTGGGCTTGCTGCAGGCCGACTTCCGCTACGACCCGGACTCGCTGCTGCTGGACGTGCCGCAGCTGGACAAGGATCTGATGGTGCTCGCCCAGCAGGCCGCGATGCGCAGGCCGTCCATCTCCACGCCCTCGGTGCCCTCGGCCAGCCAGGGCTGA
- a CDS encoding TatD family hydrolase, with the protein MRLVDSHCHFDRADSAHVTAALDRARAAGLVHAVIVGQFQGPGDWGIALDVAAAHPGFLTPTLGIHPHEAARATEADIEHLERTCARPEIHAVGEAGLDYYYDHSPREIQARVFRMQCALAKRLDKPLVVHVRESTRGQDAHLDCEAILKEEGVRRGVIHCFTGDTDAARRYLDLGFLLSLSGVVTYKKTEALQDAVRFAPLDRLMVETDSPYLAPVPYRGKKNEPSYVVETAKKIAELKGVSLDQAAEVTTANAAALFGFSV; encoded by the coding sequence ATGAGGCTCGTTGATTCCCACTGCCACTTCGACCGTGCCGACTCCGCGCATGTGACGGCCGCGCTGGATCGCGCCCGTGCCGCCGGGCTGGTGCATGCCGTCATCGTCGGCCAGTTCCAGGGCCCGGGTGACTGGGGCATCGCCCTGGATGTCGCCGCCGCGCACCCGGGCTTCCTCACGCCCACGCTCGGCATCCATCCGCACGAGGCGGCCCGGGCCACCGAGGCGGATATCGAGCACCTGGAGCGCACCTGTGCCCGCCCGGAGATCCACGCCGTGGGCGAGGCGGGGCTCGACTACTACTACGACCACTCGCCCCGGGAGATTCAGGCCCGGGTGTTCCGGATGCAGTGCGCGCTGGCGAAGCGCCTGGACAAGCCGCTGGTGGTGCACGTGCGCGAGTCGACGCGGGGACAGGACGCGCACCTCGATTGCGAGGCCATCCTGAAGGAGGAGGGCGTCCGCCGGGGTGTCATCCACTGCTTCACCGGGGACACGGACGCGGCCCGGCGCTACCTGGATCTGGGCTTCCTGCTGTCCCTGTCCGGTGTCGTCACCTACAAGAAGACCGAGGCGCTCCAGGACGCCGTGCGCTTCGCGCCGCTGGACCGGCTGATGGTGGAGACGGACAGCCCGTACCTGGCGCCGGTGCCCTACCGAGGCAAGAAGAACGAGCCCTCGTACGTCGTCGAGACGGCGAAGAAGATCGCCGAGCTCAAGGGCGTGTCCCTCGACCAGGCTGCCGAGGTGACGACGGCCAACGCGGCGGCGCTGTTCGGCTTCTCCGTCTGA
- a CDS encoding HEAT repeat domain-containing protein encodes MTDWRAERDRALLALENGRHPGVRAEAAELLFHLAAEDASRAPEFSSVLSQLLSDKQVAVRRTAVGLATVVLSADELPRFLATRLADEESLVRLEAAGRLADIARPEYRGTLAQALEDPVFEVRFEAARGMAALKHPSGLDVLIQALDEDLLRFRALGALAELGDTRALPAVQRLFHRWMLPAFDRTQAAGVLAKLGDAEGATWLLERSRRRRWSWAQDRALAVELCGEVKAPGALERLHTIISDPKDDCRGAAARGLGRLGDPKALPWLLALLDEPGVPEDFRLDAAEGLWVLGVPEGRDRVRAVLPSFSQEARAELTELIEEMS; translated from the coding sequence GTGACGGACTGGCGCGCTGAACGAGACCGGGCCCTCCTCGCCCTCGAGAACGGGAGGCACCCGGGTGTCCGCGCCGAGGCGGCGGAGCTCCTCTTCCACCTCGCCGCGGAGGACGCCTCGCGCGCGCCCGAGTTCTCCTCGGTGCTCTCGCAACTGCTCTCCGACAAGCAGGTGGCCGTGCGCCGCACCGCCGTGGGCCTGGCCACCGTGGTGCTCTCCGCCGACGAGCTGCCCCGTTTCCTCGCCACGCGGCTCGCCGACGAGGAGAGTCTGGTGCGCCTGGAGGCCGCGGGCCGGCTGGCGGACATCGCCCGGCCCGAGTACCGGGGGACGCTGGCCCAGGCCCTCGAGGACCCCGTCTTCGAGGTCCGCTTCGAGGCCGCTCGCGGCATGGCCGCCCTCAAGCATCCCTCGGGCCTGGATGTGCTCATCCAGGCGCTCGACGAGGACCTGCTCCGCTTCCGCGCGCTCGGGGCGCTCGCCGAGCTGGGGGACACGCGCGCGCTGCCCGCCGTCCAGCGCCTGTTCCACCGGTGGATGTTGCCCGCTTTCGACCGGACGCAGGCCGCTGGCGTGCTCGCGAAGCTGGGAGACGCCGAGGGGGCCACCTGGCTCCTGGAGCGCAGCCGGCGGCGGCGGTGGAGCTGGGCCCAGGACCGGGCCCTCGCCGTGGAGTTGTGTGGCGAGGTGAAGGCCCCGGGTGCGCTGGAGCGCCTGCACACCATCATCTCCGACCCGAAGGATGACTGCCGGGGAGCCGCCGCGCGCGGCCTGGGGCGCCTGGGAGACCCGAAGGCCCTGCCGTGGCTGCTCGCCCTGCTCGACGAGCCCGGAGTCCCCGAGGACTTCCGGCTCGATGCCGCCGAGGGCCTCTGGGTGCTCGGCGTCCCCGAGGGCCGCGACCGCGTCCGGGCGGTGCTGCCCTCGTTCTCCCAGGAGGCCCGTGCCGAGCTCACCGAGCTCATCGAGGAGATGTCATGA
- the metG gene encoding methionine--tRNA ligase produces MAERILVTSALPYANGPIHIGHAVEYVQTDIYVRFLRSCGKDVVYFCADDTHGTPIEINAAKQGLKPEEFVARWYDSHQADFRELGISVDYFHSTNSPENKHYAEYIYGKLKEHGDIEKRDIEQAYCEKDKRFLPDRFIKGTCPNCKAPDQYGDACEKCGKAYSPTDLIEPRCALCSTPPVRRKSSHLFFKLSRHADFLQETLRKPGFLHPGLATQLQGFFESGLADWDISRDGPYFGFAIPGETDKYFYVWLDAPIGYIATTEKWATTTGKAKSALDFWAEDSDARVIHFIGKDIVYFHALFWPAVLKVAGLKRPESVKVHGHLTVNGEKMSKSRGTLIAVRSYLNHLDPSYLRYFYAATLGPGVEDLDLSLKDFRLRVNGELVNNIGNLANRSLSMLAGAALEKRLAPASKEGPGKALVEAALARVPEVREAFEKLEFRNAIRIITEISQSANGFLQTAAPWAKVKTDAEAARADLSDAAEVAYLLGALLTPVIPRVTEKLFAQLNAPPLTFEALATARYPLLDRSRPVGNPEPLLPRLEEERVNAIVEQAPTAAEPAKETKEAKKEGKGAKAEKKAAEPKPAEGAAAAEAKPAEGAPGEIDITDFTKVALRVGQVLAAERVPKADKLLKLTVDVGEAQPRTICAGIAEHYAPEQVVGRKVVVVANLKPRMLRGIESRGMLLAAKAEGKGLSLVDPGDLPPGSGVA; encoded by the coding sequence ATGGCGGAGAGAATCCTCGTCACCAGCGCGCTGCCGTATGCCAACGGCCCCATCCACATCGGCCATGCCGTCGAGTACGTCCAGACCGACATCTACGTGCGGTTCCTGCGCTCCTGCGGCAAGGACGTCGTCTACTTCTGCGCCGACGACACCCACGGCACTCCCATCGAGATCAACGCCGCGAAGCAGGGGCTCAAGCCCGAGGAGTTCGTCGCCCGCTGGTACGACTCGCACCAGGCGGACTTCCGCGAGCTCGGCATCAGCGTCGACTACTTCCACTCGACCAACTCGCCCGAGAACAAGCACTACGCCGAGTACATCTACGGCAAGCTGAAGGAGCACGGGGACATCGAGAAGCGCGACATCGAGCAGGCCTACTGCGAGAAGGACAAGCGCTTCCTCCCGGACCGCTTCATCAAGGGCACCTGTCCCAACTGCAAGGCGCCGGACCAGTACGGTGACGCCTGCGAGAAGTGCGGCAAGGCCTACAGCCCCACGGACCTGATCGAGCCCCGGTGCGCCCTGTGCAGCACGCCGCCGGTGCGCCGCAAGTCCTCGCACCTCTTCTTCAAGCTGTCGCGCCACGCGGACTTCCTCCAGGAGACGCTGCGCAAGCCCGGCTTCCTCCACCCCGGTCTCGCCACCCAGTTGCAGGGCTTCTTCGAGTCCGGTCTGGCGGACTGGGACATCAGCCGCGATGGTCCGTACTTCGGCTTCGCCATCCCGGGTGAGACGGACAAGTACTTCTACGTCTGGCTGGATGCGCCCATCGGGTACATCGCCACCACGGAGAAGTGGGCGACGACGACGGGCAAGGCGAAGAGCGCCCTGGATTTCTGGGCCGAGGACAGCGACGCCCGCGTCATCCACTTCATCGGCAAGGACATCGTCTACTTCCACGCGCTCTTCTGGCCCGCCGTGCTCAAGGTGGCCGGCCTCAAGCGGCCCGAGAGCGTGAAGGTGCACGGCCACCTCACGGTGAACGGCGAGAAGATGTCCAAGAGCCGCGGCACGCTCATCGCCGTGCGCTCCTACCTGAATCACCTGGACCCGAGCTACCTGCGCTACTTCTACGCGGCCACGCTCGGCCCCGGGGTCGAGGACCTCGACCTGAGCCTCAAGGACTTCCGCCTCCGGGTGAACGGCGAGCTGGTGAACAACATCGGCAACCTGGCCAACCGCAGCCTGTCCATGCTCGCGGGCGCGGCGCTGGAGAAGCGGCTCGCTCCCGCCTCGAAGGAGGGTCCCGGCAAGGCGCTCGTGGAGGCCGCGCTGGCCCGTGTCCCCGAGGTCCGCGAGGCCTTCGAGAAGCTCGAGTTCCGCAATGCCATCCGCATCATCACGGAGATCTCCCAGTCCGCGAACGGCTTCCTCCAGACCGCGGCGCCCTGGGCCAAGGTGAAGACCGATGCCGAGGCCGCTCGCGCCGACCTGAGCGACGCCGCCGAGGTGGCCTACCTGCTGGGCGCGCTGCTCACGCCGGTCATCCCCCGGGTGACGGAGAAGCTCTTCGCGCAGCTCAACGCGCCGCCCCTCACCTTCGAGGCGCTCGCCACCGCGCGCTACCCGCTGCTCGACCGCAGCCGGCCCGTGGGCAACCCCGAGCCGCTCCTGCCCCGCCTGGAGGAGGAGCGCGTCAACGCCATCGTCGAACAGGCGCCCACCGCCGCCGAGCCGGCCAAGGAAACCAAGGAGGCCAAGAAGGAGGGCAAGGGCGCCAAGGCCGAGAAGAAGGCCGCCGAGCCCAAGCCCGCCGAGGGGGCCGCCGCCGCGGAGGCGAAGCCCGCCGAGGGCGCGCCGGGGGAGATCGACATCACCGACTTCACCAAGGTGGCGCTCCGGGTGGGTCAGGTGCTCGCCGCCGAGCGCGTGCCCAAGGCGGACAAGCTGCTCAAACTCACCGTGGACGTCGGTGAGGCGCAGCCGCGCACCATCTGCGCCGGCATCGCCGAGCACTACGCGCCGGAGCAGGTGGTGGGGCGCAAGGTGGTGGTGGTGGCCAACCTCAAGCCGCGCATGCTGCGGGGAATCGAATCGCGCGGGATGCTCCTGGCCGCCAAGGCCGAGGGCAAGGGCCTGTCGCTGGTGGATCCGGGGGACCTGCCTCCCGGCTCCGGGGTGGCGTGA
- a CDS encoding NRDE family protein has translation MCTLVILRHVHPEWPLVLAANRDEILARPAVGPQVLATSPRVVGGRDLERQGTWMGVTDGGLFVGLTNQRGSANLTKAPRSRGEVVLRALQAGSVEGVERYLAGLHPGEYNPFNLLYGNTEVLRVAYARPDAERLTPEDVPPGVHVLPNDVLDSPALPKVARARKLAEAAARKPWPESVRALQAMLADHVLPERAPAVLPEEEAIPEIHERIRQYQALCIHTPGYGTRSSAIVALAPGRVAHYLASDVASCQGTYRDVTSLLYPG, from the coding sequence ATGTGCACCCTCGTCATCCTCCGCCACGTCCACCCCGAGTGGCCGCTCGTCCTGGCCGCCAATCGAGACGAGATCCTCGCCCGGCCAGCCGTCGGTCCCCAGGTGCTGGCCACCTCCCCCCGGGTCGTCGGAGGACGTGACCTGGAACGCCAGGGAACGTGGATGGGAGTGACGGACGGTGGACTCTTCGTGGGACTGACGAACCAGCGGGGTTCCGCGAACCTGACGAAGGCCCCTCGCTCCCGGGGCGAGGTGGTCCTGCGCGCGCTACAAGCCGGCAGCGTGGAGGGGGTCGAGCGCTACCTCGCGGGGCTGCACCCCGGGGAGTACAACCCCTTCAACCTCCTCTACGGCAACACCGAGGTGCTCCGGGTGGCCTATGCCCGCCCGGACGCGGAGCGGCTGACCCCGGAGGACGTGCCGCCGGGTGTCCACGTGCTGCCCAACGACGTGCTCGACAGCCCGGCCCTGCCGAAGGTGGCGCGGGCGCGGAAGCTCGCGGAGGCGGCGGCGAGGAAGCCCTGGCCGGAGTCCGTCCGGGCGCTCCAGGCGATGCTGGCGGACCACGTGCTGCCAGAGCGGGCACCGGCGGTCCTCCCCGAGGAGGAGGCCATCCCGGAGATCCACGAGCGCATCCGCCAGTACCAGGCGCTGTGCATCCACACGCCGGGGTATGGGACGCGCTCGTCGGCCATCGTCGCGCTGGCGCCCGGCCGGGTGGCCCACTACCTGGCGAGCGATGTCGCCTCGTGTCAGGGCACGTACCGGGACGTCACCTCGCTGCTCTACCCCGGGTAG
- a CDS encoding FAD-dependent oxidoreductase: MNSSARRYRHAVVIGGSMAGLVNARVLADHFEKVTVLDRDERPEGPEPRKGVPQGRHLHVLLEAGKRVLDGLFPGLIRELQREEGIKVVDPCRDAVWQHFGVWKARADSGIEMVLCTRPFLEWNVFQRVKALPNVEFRERVTVEELLTDAARGCVTGVKVKGPGGEETLEADLVVDASGRGTRAPRWLEELGYGKPEEEKVGIDLAYASRLYKRPKGFRDEWKLLVQYPRSPEGWRAGLISSVENDRWIVSVNGYFGDHPPADEAGFLEFARSLPRPGLYDYLQDAEPLTAPVTHKIPTSRWLHYERLPRFPERFIVTGDAVCAYNPIFGQGMTIATLEAKLLGECLSEQERRAPGELRGLADRFRQRVPGIVFVPWFMTSTMDKHYPQATGERSPGLGALQWFFCRLIEQTSVDAAAYHRFLRVLHMRDGMEAMLKPGMALPLLAYAVKSLFVPLPQRANVDRMPTLRA, encoded by the coding sequence ATGAACAGCAGTGCACGCAGGTACAGGCATGCCGTGGTCATCGGCGGCAGCATGGCGGGTCTGGTGAACGCCCGGGTGCTGGCGGACCACTTCGAGAAGGTGACGGTGCTCGACCGGGATGAGCGGCCCGAGGGCCCGGAGCCGCGCAAGGGCGTTCCGCAGGGGCGGCACCTCCACGTCCTGCTGGAAGCTGGCAAGCGCGTACTGGACGGACTCTTCCCCGGCCTCATCCGGGAGCTGCAGCGGGAGGAGGGCATCAAGGTCGTCGACCCGTGCAGGGATGCCGTCTGGCAGCACTTCGGGGTGTGGAAGGCACGAGCCGACAGCGGCATCGAGATGGTGCTGTGCACCCGTCCCTTCCTGGAGTGGAACGTCTTCCAGCGGGTGAAGGCCCTGCCGAACGTGGAGTTCCGGGAGCGCGTCACCGTCGAGGAGCTGCTCACGGACGCGGCGAGGGGGTGCGTCACCGGCGTGAAGGTGAAGGGGCCGGGCGGCGAGGAGACGCTGGAAGCGGACCTGGTGGTGGACGCGAGCGGCCGGGGCACGCGAGCCCCGAGGTGGCTGGAGGAGCTGGGCTACGGCAAGCCGGAGGAGGAGAAGGTCGGCATCGATCTGGCCTACGCGAGCCGGCTCTACAAGCGGCCAAAGGGCTTCCGGGACGAGTGGAAGCTGCTGGTGCAGTACCCGCGCTCGCCGGAGGGATGGCGGGCGGGGCTCATCTCGAGCGTGGAGAACGATCGGTGGATCGTCAGCGTGAACGGGTACTTCGGAGACCACCCGCCCGCGGATGAGGCGGGGTTCCTGGAGTTCGCCCGCTCGCTGCCGAGGCCGGGCCTCTACGACTACCTCCAGGACGCCGAGCCGCTGACGGCCCCCGTCACGCACAAGATTCCGACGAGCCGGTGGCTGCACTACGAGCGGCTGCCGCGCTTTCCCGAGCGGTTCATCGTCACGGGCGACGCGGTATGCGCCTACAACCCGATCTTCGGACAGGGGATGACGATCGCCACCCTGGAGGCGAAGCTGCTGGGGGAGTGCCTCTCCGAGCAGGAGCGGCGCGCGCCGGGAGAGCTGCGCGGGCTGGCGGACCGGTTCCGCCAGAGGGTGCCGGGGATCGTCTTCGTCCCCTGGTTCATGACCTCCACCATGGACAAGCACTACCCGCAGGCCACGGGGGAGCGGTCGCCGGGCCTCGGGGCGCTGCAATGGTTCTTCTGCCGGCTGATCGAACAGACCTCGGTGGACGCGGCGGCCTACCACCGGTTCCTGAGGGTGCTGCACATGCGCGACGGGATGGAGGCGATGCTGAAGCCGGGGATGGCGCTGCCGCTGCTCGCCTACGCGGTGAAGAGCCTGTTCGTTCCCCTCCCCCAGCGGGCCAACGTGGACCGGATGCCGACGCTCCGAGCATGA
- a CDS encoding cold-shock protein, whose product MAIGTVKWFNDAKGFGFITQDGGGEDLFCHHTAIQTEGFRSLQEGQRVEFDVARGPKGLQAQNVRPV is encoded by the coding sequence ATGGCAATCGGTACCGTGAAGTGGTTCAACGACGCGAAGGGCTTCGGTTTCATCACGCAGGACGGCGGGGGCGAGGACCTCTTCTGCCACCACACTGCGATCCAGACCGAGGGCTTCCGCAGCCTGCAGGAAGGCCAGCGGGTTGAGTTCGACGTCGCCCGTGGCCCCAAGGGCCTCCAGGCGCAGAACGTTCGCCCGGTCTGA